The Flavobacterium sp. 1 genome contains the following window.
TACCCTGTGCGAATATAGGATGCAGAAAACGAAAAACGATCTGTAAATTGATGATTTAAGGAAGTTGTTACAATATAGGTCTCTTCATTTAAATAATCGTTTGTAGAGTTTAATGAATTGGAAATTTTGGTTGAGTATAAATTATTTTCATAAGTCGATTGTCCACGATCCAGAATACTTTTCGAACTGGTATAAATCAAATCAAAGTTAACACTTGTTTTTTTATTTGGCAGGAAAGACAGGGAAGGAGCAAGTACAATATTTTTGTCGAATTGTAAATCTCTGAAAGAATTCGCATTTTCATAGCCTAAATTCAATCGGTATAAAAGTGATTTGTCTTCTGTCAAAGGCCCCGTAAAATCGGCTAAAGCCCTTAAAGTATTAAAACTTCCGGTAGAAAAACTAACACTGTTTGCAGCCTGATCCAAAGGTTTTTTAGTTACTCTGTTTATAACACCTCCTGGAGAAGCGTTTCCAAACAAGGCAGAAGATGGTCCTTTTAAAACCTCTACACGTTCCAGATAATTGGCAAGCGGCTGTTTCCAAAATCCGGTAGAAGTTCGCATACCGTTCAGTAATTGCGTATTACTGCCTCCGTTGATTCTAAAACCTCTAATCGAAATATCATCATAAAAAGTAAACTGACTCACCCCGCTGAAGTTTTTCACAACCTCGCCTACGCGAATAGATCCCTGATCTGCGATTAACTCTTTGGTAGCGTATGATACGGCCTGCGGTAAATCTTTTAGGGCAATTTCTGTTTTGCCTCCAATAAAAGATTTTGAGTTTCGATATGATTTCTCTTTACGTCCAGTGATTTCAACGGTCTGTAAAGTATTGATATTTTCCTTTAGAACTATCGAAATTTCAAGTTCTTCATTTTTATGTAATTCGATATTTTTTTCTTGAACTGAAAATCCCATTGCTGAGAAATAAATAGTATAATTTCCAGGAGGAAGATTTGTAATTTCAAAGTGCCCCTTATCATCAGAAACGAGATTCTTTTTAGGGTTCTTTATTGAAATAGAAGCATAAGAAACAACTTCGTTATTTTCGGAAACAATTTTTCCGTTGATTTTGGCATTTTGTGCCAGACCAATATTAAAAATAGCAAGCAGTATTAATGAGAATGTAAACTTCATGGCGGTTATTATTTTCAGACCGCAAATCTATATTTATTTAGATTAAATACAAATAATATTTTCCATTAATATTTTTGGAAGATTAATTTTTCTTAGTAATAATTTAAAGTTTAATTGTGAAATGCAAATTTCCGTGCTATTGATTAATGAATTCCAATGTGCTTTAGAAATGATAGTGTGTTTTCAATATTTTGATTTTCAATGCAATAAAATATATTTAAAAATATATTGGTTATTAATTTGTATTTGTCAATTAAAACTGGAAAGAGGTGGTCAGTT
Protein-coding sequences here:
- a CDS encoding TonB-dependent receptor, producing MKFTFSLILLAIFNIGLAQNAKINGKIVSENNEVVSYASISIKNPKKNLVSDDKGHFEITNLPPGNYTIYFSAMGFSVQEKNIELHKNEELEISIVLKENINTLQTVEITGRKEKSYRNSKSFIGGKTEIALKDLPQAVSYATKELIADQGSIRVGEVVKNFSGVSQFTFYDDISIRGFRINGGSNTQLLNGMRTSTGFWKQPLANYLERVEVLKGPSSALFGNASPGGVINRVTKKPLDQAANSVSFSTGSFNTLRALADFTGPLTEDKSLLYRLNLGYENANSFRDLQFDKNIVLAPSLSFLPNKKTSVNFDLIYTSSKSILDRGQSTYENNLYSTKISNSLNSTNDYLNEETYIVTTSLNHQFTDRFSFSASYIRTGYTEDLLEHRGANKYASAGDGSTIPTSIEMQVFIRKRKRYIDNLSTFFKYEAKTGALDHNLILGYDYAQEQVPAGGSQLQATGYRNAANTASIATYNPANKANYLLDAKGNPVPNVAHFDLTNPSGSQQLKDMSKYFYAARPFDPAFYSLYGVYLQDHIKFGAFQALIGVRYDEYSDKENYKKDTEKKVKQHSFLPRFGLTYTVNPNINLYGTYVKGYNPQTASSQSNPNAGGPFDPLESNMIEFGGKSSWFKEKLFVTVALFKIKQRNTLYPANDTTNPDLMRAVGEEEKSM